From Bacteroidota bacterium, the proteins below share one genomic window:
- a CDS encoding amino acid permease, with protein sequence MSIFSKKSIGALLDESLESGQGLKRTLSSTALIGLGIGAIIGAGLFSITGIAAANYAGPGIMISFIIAAIGCGLAALCYAEFASMIPVAGSAYTYSYATMGEFIAWIIGWDLVLEYAIGAATVASSWSGYLNKLFEHFGVALPEMLLKTPFDGGIINLPAVFIVFIMSFVLIKGTSESAWINALIVILKVSIVIIFVVLGFNYVRPENLKPLIPENQGTFGAFGWSGVIRAAAIVFFAYIGFDAVSTAAQETKDPKRSMPIGILGSLIICTILYILFAYVMTGVAHYSEFAGGGLAPIATAINWMGPVINGVPHPDFPWLNTAIIIAILLGYASVILVMLLGQSRVFYSMSKDGLLPGIFSTVHKKYRTPYKSNLLFMLFVSVFGAFVPGRVVGEMTSIGTLFAFILVCAGVLVLRYKMKDAPRAFRVPFVPYIPILGIIVCLGMMVFLPFDTWIRLLVWMLIGLNIYAAYGVKKSLLNDGKKNPKEKAIICASGLILAVLLIILAYAHHYTTTETERDHAFFYFSTVFGAIEFFYFASKYFKDQNLGTAS encoded by the coding sequence ATGAGTATATTTTCAAAGAAATCCATTGGTGCGTTATTAGACGAATCATTGGAGTCCGGTCAAGGATTAAAACGCACACTAAGTTCAACAGCTTTAATTGGCTTGGGAATAGGCGCTATCATTGGTGCCGGCTTGTTTTCAATTACCGGTATTGCGGCAGCCAATTATGCAGGTCCGGGTATTATGATTTCATTTATCATCGCTGCGATTGGATGTGGTTTGGCTGCTTTATGTTATGCAGAATTCGCCTCTATGATTCCGGTTGCCGGAAGTGCTTACACATACTCTTATGCAACAATGGGGGAATTTATCGCATGGATTATCGGATGGGACTTGGTATTAGAGTATGCTATTGGCGCTGCTACCGTTGCTTCGAGTTGGAGTGGTTATTTGAATAAATTATTTGAACACTTTGGAGTAGCGCTACCGGAGATGTTGCTCAAAACACCTTTTGATGGTGGAATAATCAACCTGCCCGCTGTATTTATTGTCTTTATTATGTCTTTTGTATTGATCAAAGGAACAAGCGAATCGGCATGGATAAACGCTTTGATAGTGATATTGAAAGTCAGTATTGTTATCATCTTTGTTGTACTTGGATTTAATTATGTTAGACCTGAGAATCTTAAACCTCTTATTCCTGAAAATCAAGGCACATTTGGCGCATTCGGTTGGTCGGGTGTTATCCGGGCGGCTGCTATTGTTTTTTTCGCCTATATTGGTTTTGATGCTGTTTCTACAGCAGCCCAAGAAACAAAGGACCCAAAACGCTCTATGCCTATTGGAATTTTAGGTTCCTTGATTATTTGTACAATACTCTATATTTTATTTGCTTATGTGATGACAGGTGTTGCACATTATTCCGAATTTGCCGGTGGAGGACTCGCTCCTATTGCAACAGCAATTAACTGGATGGGACCTGTCATCAATGGGGTTCCGCATCCTGACTTTCCTTGGCTTAATACTGCCATTATTATAGCTATTCTTTTGGGATACGCATCAGTAATTCTTGTGATGCTTCTCGGACAAAGTCGTGTGTTTTACTCTATGAGCAAAGACGGTTTGCTGCCGGGAATCTTTTCGACTGTTCATAAAAAATATCGTACACCCTATAAGTCTAACCTATTGTTTATGCTCTTTGTGAGTGTTTTTGGAGCTTTTGTGCCCGGACGTGTGGTAGGCGAAATGACCAGTATTGGTACTTTGTTTGCTTTTATCCTCGTATGTGCAGGGGTCTTGGTTTTGAGATATAAAATGAAAGATGCTCCCAGAGCATTCAGAGTTCCTTTTGTTCCCTACATCCCCATTTTAGGTATTATTGTTTGCCTTGGCATGATGGTATTCTTGCCGTTTGACACCTGGATCAGATTGTTAGTTTGGATGCTGATTGGTTTGAATATTTATGCTGCTTATGGTGTTAAAAAAAGCCTGCTAAATGACGGAAAAAAGAATCCTAAAGAAAAGGCAATTATTTGTGCATCAGGATTAATATTAGCGGTTTTGCTTATCATCTTAGCTTATGCGCACCATTATACTACCACAGAAACTGAGCGCGACCATGCTTTCTTTTATTTTTCAACTGTTTTCGGAGCAATTGAATTTTTCTATTTTGCCAGCAAATACTTTAAGGATCAGAACTTAGGAACAGCTTCATAA
- a CDS encoding M23 family metallopeptidase, with the protein MKKELKWSVLLLLMLFPLLAWVLLNDSANQFSDNIVVEQPKDTSIVVQDSLVMIDEDPEPAPEMMPDGRFPQNYFKSPVNYDAFIVGNFGELRSNHFHTGLDIRTGGIEGKEIFSSAAGYVSRINVSEYGYGNALYVTHPNGYTTVYAHLQRFSKDIQFYVRKHQYAKHSFEVELYPEKGLIQVQQGDLIAYSGNSGGSGGPHLHFEIRKTNTSEPVNPLLFGIPIADNLAPEILKLYIYQLDKAYREHEGIYPFTGINSTRNTLPGRKITIRLPQGKYAMGAYMKDYFRAHTDNLGVNYFGILADDKLIFDCQIDKIDFSTTRYINAHMDFCVSKTENLKAAKLFKDDGNRLDFYQFESDKGAFILKDSIALKIYAMDCTGRRDSLMVKVYADSTAKFTPTQLERKTKTSDICKVFTPGNSFALSAHNTRLTMPSNALYFNYKVCVQEMGNIKDGFSALWSFGESFVPIQSTSDIAIKIDREIPASLRSKLLIVELESGNKYPVGGRYRAGFVETSIRNFGSFYIDIDTIPPTIQTINIIQNQEFIFNLSDNLSGIESYNAYVDKRWLLMEFDRKTGLLKGKLQVPLDKGNHTFTLKVRDERGNEATFERRISIP; encoded by the coding sequence GTGAAAAAGGAGCTCAAATGGTCGGTACTGCTGTTATTGATGCTGTTTCCGCTATTAGCATGGGTATTATTGAACGATTCTGCAAATCAATTTTCTGACAATATTGTAGTCGAACAGCCAAAGGATACCAGCATAGTTGTACAAGATTCCCTTGTTATGATTGATGAAGACCCTGAGCCTGCTCCCGAGATGATGCCTGATGGACGGTTTCCACAGAATTATTTTAAATCGCCTGTCAACTATGATGCTTTTATTGTTGGTAATTTCGGAGAATTGCGTTCCAATCATTTCCATACAGGGTTAGATATTAGAACAGGCGGAATTGAAGGAAAGGAAATATTCTCTTCTGCAGCCGGTTATGTGAGCAGAATCAATGTGTCTGAATACGGATATGGAAATGCGCTCTATGTTACTCATCCTAATGGATATACTACTGTTTATGCTCACTTACAGCGATTTAGTAAAGACATCCAATTTTATGTTCGCAAACACCAATATGCTAAACATTCTTTTGAGGTTGAACTCTATCCTGAAAAAGGATTAATTCAGGTTCAACAAGGCGACCTCATCGCATACTCCGGCAATTCTGGCGGTTCGGGAGGTCCACATCTGCATTTTGAAATTAGAAAAACGAATACTTCAGAACCTGTCAACCCGCTCCTATTCGGGATTCCTATTGCAGACAATCTTGCACCTGAAATTCTAAAATTGTATATATACCAACTTGACAAGGCATACAGAGAACACGAAGGAATATATCCATTTACCGGTATAAATTCAACAAGAAATACTTTGCCCGGCAGAAAAATAACAATAAGATTACCACAAGGCAAATACGCTATGGGAGCCTATATGAAGGATTATTTCCGTGCACATACTGATAATCTTGGAGTAAATTATTTTGGCATATTGGCTGACGATAAATTGATTTTTGATTGCCAAATAGACAAAATAGACTTTTCCACTACCAGATACATCAACGCACACATGGATTTTTGTGTGAGCAAAACTGAGAATTTAAAAGCTGCTAAATTATTTAAAGATGATGGCAACAGACTGGATTTTTATCAATTTGAATCCGATAAAGGCGCATTTATCCTCAAAGATTCTATAGCTTTAAAAATTTATGCGATGGATTGTACCGGTAGAAGAGATAGTCTAATGGTCAAAGTATATGCTGATTCCACAGCTAAATTTACGCCCACTCAGTTAGAACGCAAAACCAAGACTTCCGATATCTGCAAAGTGTTTACACCGGGAAACTCCTTTGCATTATCCGCTCACAATACAAGACTGACTATGCCTTCCAATGCTCTTTATTTTAATTACAAGGTATGTGTTCAGGAAATGGGTAATATCAAAGATGGATTCTCTGCTTTGTGGAGTTTTGGAGAGTCTTTTGTTCCAATTCAATCTACCTCGGACATAGCCATCAAAATAGACAGAGAAATACCTGCTTCACTTAGATCAAAATTATTAATCGTAGAGTTGGAAAGCGGTAACAAATACCCGGTTGGAGGTAGATATAGAGCCGGATTTGTAGAGACTTCCATAAGAAACTTCGGCTCATTCTATATTGATATTGACACCATCCCGCCCACTATTCAGACTATCAATATTATCCAAAATCAAGAATTTATATTTAATCTAAGCGACAACCTTTCGGGCATAGAATCATACAATGCTTATGTGGACAAACGCTGGCTTTTGATGGAATTTGACCGTAAAACCGGTTTGCTAAAAGGCAAGCTGCAAGTCCCATTAGACAAAGGAAATCACACTTTTACCTTAAAAGTCAGAGATGAAAGAGGAAATGAAGCTACTTTTGAACGTAGAATTTCAATTCCATGA
- the bcp gene encoding thioredoxin-dependent thiol peroxidase, with protein sequence MSNNKLNVGDKAPDFKSVNQNGEKITLSEFKGSKVVLYFYPKDNTPGCTAEACNLRDNHQLLINKGYVVLGVSPDSELSHQKFIQKYNLPFDLIADTDKSIANAYGVWVEKKMFVTKYMGIARTTFLIDENGIISEIISKVNTKDHTSQII encoded by the coding sequence ATGAGTAATAATAAATTAAATGTTGGTGATAAAGCACCGGATTTCAAATCAGTAAATCAAAACGGGGAAAAAATCACACTAAGTGAATTCAAAGGAAGCAAAGTTGTTTTGTATTTTTACCCCAAAGACAACACTCCGGGGTGTACAGCGGAAGCCTGCAACCTCAGAGACAATCACCAATTATTAATTAATAAAGGCTATGTAGTTCTCGGTGTCAGCCCCGACAGTGAGTTAAGTCATCAAAAATTTATTCAGAAATACAATTTACCATTTGACTTGATTGCAGATACAGACAAGTCTATTGCAAATGCTTATGGTGTTTGGGTTGAAAAGAAAATGTTTGTTACAAAATATATGGGCATTGCTAGAACTACTTTTCTGATTGATGAAAATGGTATTATTAGCGAAATCATTAGTAAAGTAAACACCAAAGATCACACTAGTCAGATTATTTAA
- a CDS encoding DNA-3-methyladenine glycosylase I yields the protein MKQEKCPWCLGFEAYTQYHDTEWGVPCTDDQKLFEFLVLESAQAGLSWATILKRREEYRKSFADFDPNVVALFNEQMISSLLNNKNIIRNHLKIESAIHNAKEFIKIQNEYGSFAKFLWGYVDGRQIQNHWYKMSEVPANTVLSDNLSKDLKKRGFKFVGSTIIYSYLQAMGLINDHLVSCHRYKEIHAQFKDRKII from the coding sequence ATGAAACAAGAGAAATGCCCTTGGTGTTTAGGGTTTGAAGCATACACACAATATCATGATACTGAATGGGGAGTACCTTGTACTGACGATCAGAAGCTTTTCGAGTTTTTGGTTTTGGAAAGTGCACAAGCCGGACTAAGTTGGGCTACCATTTTAAAGAGGAGAGAGGAATACAGAAAATCCTTTGCAGATTTTGACCCCAATGTGGTGGCTTTATTTAATGAACAAATGATTAGCTCATTATTGAACAATAAAAATATTATTCGCAACCATCTCAAAATTGAATCCGCGATCCATAATGCCAAAGAGTTTATTAAAATCCAAAATGAATACGGTTCGTTTGCAAAGTTTTTATGGGGTTATGTTGATGGCAGACAGATTCAAAATCATTGGTACAAAATGTCTGAAGTGCCTGCAAATACTGTGTTATCGGATAATTTATCTAAAGACCTTAAAAAACGAGGATTTAAGTTCGTAGGAAGTACCATCATCTATTCCTATTTGCAAGCAATGGGGCTAATCAATGACCATCTCGTTTCATGTCATCGATATAAAGAAATTCATGCGCAGTTTAAAGACCGAAAGATAATATAA
- a CDS encoding acetyl-CoA C-acyltransferase, giving the protein MNSVYIVDAVRTAVGKYAGMLANARPDDMAAHVIKALMKRNPHIDFNQTEEVILGAANQSGEDNRNVARMASLLAGLPPEVSGVTVNRLCASSLHAIADAFLALSQGYGDLYIAGGVESMSRAPFVMAKAEKAFDRVPEIYDTTIGWRFTNPALAAMHYPFTMGETAENVADKWKLTREEQDLFAYNSQLKWDSANKAGKFKDEITPYEIKGKKDTITVFDTDEHPRISSVDVLATLKPAFKKGGSVTAGNSSGINDGASVLALASEKFVNTHQLKPMARIVSFAAAGVAPEIMGVGPIPATQKALKRGGLQVKDIDLIELNEAFASQSIVCINELELNPEIVNVNGGSIAIGHPLGASGARITTTLLHEMTKRQNMRYGLATMCVGVGQGMALIVEKV; this is encoded by the coding sequence ATGAATTCAGTTTATATTGTAGATGCAGTGCGTACAGCTGTGGGTAAATATGCAGGCATGCTTGCAAATGCACGCCCCGATGACATGGCTGCTCATGTAATTAAGGCATTGATGAAGCGCAATCCCCATATTGATTTTAATCAAACGGAGGAAGTGATTTTGGGGGCGGCAAATCAATCGGGTGAGGATAACAGAAATGTTGCACGTATGGCGAGTTTGTTAGCAGGACTGCCTCCTGAAGTTTCTGGCGTTACAGTAAACAGATTATGCGCCAGCAGCCTTCACGCCATTGCAGACGCCTTTTTGGCTTTAAGTCAAGGTTATGGTGATTTATATATTGCAGGCGGAGTGGAAAGTATGAGCCGTGCTCCTTTTGTAATGGCTAAAGCAGAGAAAGCTTTTGACAGAGTTCCTGAAATTTATGATACGACCATTGGGTGGCGATTTACCAACCCTGCGCTGGCAGCCATGCACTACCCTTTTACAATGGGTGAAACTGCCGAAAATGTGGCAGATAAATGGAAATTGACACGTGAAGAACAAGACCTATTTGCGTACAATAGTCAGCTCAAATGGGATTCAGCAAACAAAGCCGGAAAATTCAAAGATGAAATTACTCCTTATGAAATCAAAGGAAAAAAAGATACTATCACAGTCTTTGATACAGACGAACATCCACGTATTAGCTCAGTTGATGTTTTAGCAACCTTAAAACCTGCTTTCAAGAAAGGCGGCTCCGTTACTGCCGGCAATTCATCAGGTATTAACGATGGAGCTTCTGTATTGGCATTGGCTTCTGAAAAATTTGTAAATACACACCAACTCAAACCTATGGCGCGCATTGTTTCATTTGCTGCTGCCGGTGTGGCACCGGAGATTATGGGAGTTGGTCCGATTCCGGCTACACAAAAAGCATTGAAGAGAGGCGGTTTACAAGTAAAAGATATTGATTTGATTGAATTGAATGAAGCTTTCGCAAGTCAAAGTATTGTGTGCATCAACGAACTTGAACTTAACCCCGAAATAGTCAATGTTAATGGAGGTTCTATTGCTATTGGTCATCCGTTAGGAGCCAGTGGTGCAAGGATTACAACTACACTATTGCACGAGATGACAAAACGCCAAAACATGCGCTATGGACTTGCTACCATGTGTGTGGGTGTAGGACAAGGTATGGCTTTGATTGTTGAAAAAGTTTAA
- the truA gene encoding tRNA pseudouridine(38-40) synthase TruA, translated as MRYFLEIAFDGQPFCGWQLQANGNTVQAEVDKALSIIFRKETFCLGCGRTDSGVHARQFFLHFDTDESIADKAMFLRKFNGITPHQIAAIAVRQVKDGINARFAAISRTYEYRISLKKNPFEVGKAYFIWHQPDIKRMKEAAKLLIGKKDFKAFSRVNDLKNHICDLTEAHLEEDGDMIVFTITANRFLRNMVRAIMGTLLDIGYGKMEPENLLSILASKDRKKAGQSVPPDGLYLYKIQYPDEIFID; from the coding sequence ATGCGTTATTTTCTCGAAATTGCTTTTGACGGACAACCATTTTGCGGATGGCAGTTACAAGCTAATGGCAATACTGTGCAAGCAGAGGTTGATAAGGCGCTGAGCATTATTTTCAGAAAAGAAACGTTTTGTTTAGGTTGTGGCAGAACAGACTCCGGTGTTCATGCACGTCAGTTTTTTTTGCATTTTGACACTGATGAATCTATTGCAGATAAAGCAATGTTTTTGCGCAAGTTTAATGGGATTACTCCACATCAAATTGCTGCTATTGCGGTACGTCAAGTAAAGGATGGTATCAACGCTCGATTTGCAGCCATTTCTCGTACTTATGAATATCGCATAAGCCTGAAGAAAAATCCTTTTGAAGTAGGAAAAGCATATTTTATTTGGCATCAACCGGATATCAAAAGAATGAAAGAAGCTGCTAAATTGTTGATTGGCAAAAAAGATTTCAAAGCATTCAGCAGGGTCAATGACTTAAAAAACCATATCTGCGACCTGACAGAGGCTCATTTGGAAGAAGATGGAGACATGATTGTGTTTACTATCACCGCAAACCGCTTTCTTCGCAATATGGTGAGGGCAATTATGGGAACATTACTGGATATTGGTTATGGAAAAATGGAACCTGAGAACTTGCTCTCAATTCTTGCAAGTAAAGACCGCAAAAAAGCAGGGCAAAGTGTTCCACCAGATGGATTGTATCTTTACAAAATTCAATATCCGGATGAAATTTTTATAGATTGA
- a CDS encoding ABC transporter ATP-binding protein/permease — protein MAKARPKIKPLDISLLWRIIKLASPYKKQFWVAVISTVLVAVTAPIRPYLIQLALEDDIAVGNKTGLLWITLIIIALLVVQTLLQFWNSYITGWIGQSVIKDMRNKIFVKINLMKQKFFDKTPVGELVTRCINDIETISDLFAAGIITITGDILQLIAVTAFMFFIDWKLTLITLSVLPLLLYASHIFRIKVKQSFQDVRVAVAKINSFVQERITGMQVVQLYNREDIEFEKFKQINKGHYDANERSVLYYSVFFPIIEVITAISLALLVWWGTIEMLGEGVASFGKLTAFILYINMFFRPVRMLADRFNNIQMGMVAAARVFRLMDNNDNLEDTHGKYTAELKGNIVFEKVWFAYNKEHYVIKDLSFVLNEGKTIAIVGKTGSGKTSIINLLMRFYPYNKGAIKIDGVELNEWEPLFLRKKIAIVMQDVFLFSGTVMENITLNMPDITREKAIETAKMLGVHSFIERLPGGYDYKVMERGSTLSMGQRQLISFVRAMVVNPAVLVLDEATSSVDSETEEVIQQAIEKMMSNRTSIVIAHRLSTIEKADNIMVMSQGEVVEEGTHKSLMKQKGYYFKLQQSGTQQTFESDIV, from the coding sequence ATGGCAAAAGCAAGACCGAAAATAAAACCCTTAGATATCTCGCTTTTGTGGAGAATAATTAAGCTGGCATCACCCTACAAGAAACAATTCTGGGTGGCTGTTATCAGTACTGTTTTGGTAGCTGTTACTGCTCCTATCCGCCCCTATTTGATTCAATTAGCACTGGAAGATGACATTGCCGTAGGCAACAAAACCGGTTTACTTTGGATTACTCTAATAATAATTGCTCTGCTTGTAGTTCAAACACTGCTTCAGTTTTGGAACAGCTATATCACAGGATGGATTGGACAAAGTGTTATCAAAGACATGAGAAATAAGATTTTTGTTAAAATTAACCTGATGAAACAAAAATTCTTTGACAAAACACCGGTTGGAGAACTTGTAACCCGATGTATCAATGACATAGAAACCATTTCTGATTTATTTGCTGCCGGAATTATTACAATTACAGGAGATATTTTGCAATTAATAGCCGTTACAGCATTCATGTTTTTTATTGATTGGAAACTTACACTCATTACATTATCTGTACTTCCTCTATTGCTTTACGCCTCGCACATTTTCAGAATCAAAGTAAAGCAATCATTTCAAGATGTGAGGGTTGCCGTTGCCAAAATCAATTCATTTGTGCAAGAACGCATTACAGGAATGCAGGTTGTTCAACTCTATAACAGAGAAGATATTGAATTTGAAAAATTCAAACAAATCAACAAAGGACATTATGATGCCAATGAGCGCTCAGTACTCTATTACTCTGTTTTTTTTCCTATCATTGAGGTGATTACCGCCATTTCGCTTGCCCTCCTTGTTTGGTGGGGCACAATTGAAATGTTGGGAGAAGGTGTGGCATCATTTGGAAAACTCACTGCTTTTATTCTTTATATAAACATGTTTTTCCGCCCTGTGCGAATGTTGGCAGACAGATTCAACAACATTCAAATGGGAATGGTCGCAGCAGCAAGGGTGTTTAGGTTAATGGATAACAATGATAATTTGGAAGATACACATGGCAAATATACGGCTGAGCTTAAAGGTAATATTGTGTTTGAAAAAGTTTGGTTTGCTTATAACAAGGAACATTATGTTATTAAAGATTTGAGTTTTGTGTTGAACGAAGGAAAAACCATAGCCATTGTAGGAAAAACCGGCTCAGGTAAAACATCAATTATCAACCTTTTAATGCGGTTTTATCCCTACAATAAAGGCGCTATCAAAATTGACGGTGTGGAACTGAATGAATGGGAGCCTTTATTTTTAAGAAAAAAGATTGCCATTGTGATGCAAGATGTCTTTCTATTCTCGGGTACTGTGATGGAAAATATTACCCTTAATATGCCTGATATTACAAGAGAAAAAGCTATTGAAACCGCAAAAATGTTAGGAGTACATAGCTTTATTGAAAGACTACCCGGAGGATATGATTATAAAGTTATGGAACGTGGCAGCACCTTGTCAATGGGGCAAAGGCAACTGATTTCTTTTGTCAGGGCAATGGTTGTAAATCCTGCTGTTTTGGTCTTAGATGAAGCTACTTCTTCAGTTGATTCAGAGACAGAGGAAGTTATTCAACAAGCTATTGAGAAAATGATGTCAAACCGCACATCCATCGTTATCGCGCACAGACTATCAACTATCGAAAAAGCTGATAATATCATGGTAATGAGCCAAGGCGAAGTAGTGGAAGAAGGAACGCACAAATCGCTTATGAAGCAAAAAGGATATTATTTTAAACTTCAGCAATCAGGAACACAACAGACTTTTGAGAGCGATATTGTTTAA
- a CDS encoding lysylphosphatidylglycerol synthase domain-containing protein produces the protein MQAKISTPLHLQSNKLRTTLFKLLKILIAVGVLLFCLIPFLPNNTLNPFASKDLVKYSEIPFECIPLIVLLSVFNFGLEALKWRLIGNLVEKFSIKTAIKAVLAGVAVSSVFPWRSGEFIARIAWLKEENRVKGAYFSIYSSMTQLFVTIALGFIGLLLFANNSNSTFFSFTVQITSILVMVILILFLLVFRNKVIQWIGLIVAGSALAKYFKELISIPMHLLLQLIGLSFLRYLAFLIPYIILIGIKEPALSPLLIAKGIAVVFLLQSIIPGFLLSDLPVKGYIHITIFASIIADTWVVGNAVVIVFIANQIVPALLGAVILLLKKMK, from the coding sequence TTGCAAGCAAAAATAAGCACACCCTTGCATTTGCAATCAAACAAGTTACGCACCACTTTGTTCAAACTGCTCAAAATATTGATAGCAGTCGGAGTATTGCTTTTTTGTTTAATTCCTTTTTTACCAAATAACACCCTCAACCCTTTTGCAAGTAAGGACTTAGTTAAATATAGTGAAATTCCTTTTGAATGCATACCGCTTATCGTTTTGTTGTCAGTATTTAATTTTGGGCTTGAAGCATTGAAATGGCGATTGATTGGCAATTTGGTAGAAAAATTTTCAATTAAAACTGCTATTAAAGCCGTTTTGGCAGGAGTTGCCGTTAGTAGTGTTTTCCCTTGGCGAAGTGGAGAGTTTATTGCGCGAATTGCTTGGTTAAAGGAAGAAAATAGAGTCAAAGGAGCTTATTTTTCTATTTATAGTTCTATGACTCAATTATTTGTAACGATTGCGTTGGGATTTATAGGTTTATTGTTATTTGCCAATAATAGCAATAGTACTTTTTTTTCTTTCACGGTACAGATTACTTCTATTCTTGTGATGGTCATTCTTATTTTGTTTTTACTTGTTTTTAGAAACAAGGTGATTCAATGGATAGGTTTGATAGTTGCAGGTTCTGCTTTGGCAAAATATTTTAAGGAATTAATAAGCATACCAATGCACTTGCTACTTCAACTTATCGGCTTATCATTTCTACGATACCTCGCGTTCCTAATTCCATATATTATTTTGATTGGTATCAAGGAACCGGCACTTTCTCCCTTGCTAATTGCAAAAGGAATTGCCGTGGTATTTTTATTACAGTCCATCATACCGGGTTTTCTTCTTTCAGATTTACCAGTCAAAGGATACATTCACATCACTATATTTGCTTCTATCATTGCCGACACATGGGTGGTGGGAAATGCAGTTGTGATTGTATTTATAGCGAATCAGATTGTACCGGCTTTGCTGGGTGCGGTTATTCTGTTATTGAAAAAAATGAAATAA
- the ruvC gene encoding crossover junction endodeoxyribonuclease RuvC — protein MQTTEFDKIILGIDPGTNILGYGVIGVYDKQMTMLSMGIVEMRHFEDHAQKLNHIFERVTAIIEQYKPNEIAIEAPFFGKNVQSMLKLGRAQGVAIAAGLQKKLPIFEYSPKKIKLTVTGNGNASKEQIADMLSHLLKFENDSHFLDATDALGAAVCHLFQFVPRKFGAKSSGKKSSWDSFIKDNPDKIKQI, from the coding sequence TTGCAAACAACTGAATTTGATAAAATTATACTAGGCATTGACCCGGGCACTAATATCTTGGGATATGGCGTCATAGGTGTTTATGACAAGCAAATGACTATGCTTAGCATGGGGATTGTGGAAATGCGCCATTTTGAAGATCACGCCCAAAAACTCAATCATATTTTTGAAAGGGTTACTGCTATAATCGAGCAATATAAACCGAATGAAATTGCCATTGAAGCTCCTTTCTTTGGAAAGAACGTTCAGAGTATGCTCAAACTTGGTCGGGCACAAGGAGTTGCCATTGCTGCAGGTTTACAAAAGAAACTGCCTATTTTTGAATATTCACCTAAAAAAATCAAACTAACTGTTACCGGAAACGGCAATGCCAGTAAGGAACAGATTGCAGATATGTTGTCACATTTATTGAAATTTGAAAATGATTCGCATTTCTTGGATGCAACAGATGCCTTGGGTGCTGCTGTTTGCCATTTATTTCAATTTGTTCCGCGCAAGTTTGGTGCAAAATCATCCGGCAAGAAAAGTTCTTGGGATAGTTTTATAAAAGATAATCCGGATAAAATCAAACAGATTTAA